The Streptomyces sp. NBC_01237 genomic interval TGGCCTGGGTGGTGCCGACGCCCTTCGGGTCGACGGCGGTGATCCGGATGCCGTACGTCTTCCTGAGTCCGGGCGCGCAGTAGGGGCGCTGTACGCATTCGTCGCCCGCCGCCAGCCGCACGGGCAGGCGTGAGCGCCCCAGGTCGCTGAGGGTCCTGAGCCGGTGCCGCGCCGCGTACGGGGCGGCGACCGCGAAGGCGTTCTGGTCGACGGCGCGGCCCGGATCGAGGACCACGAGGCCGCGACGGGCGGCCAGCGAACGGAGCGCCTTCATCGTGGTGCCGAGGTCGGGTGAACCGACCGGGGCGGCGTCCGCACCGTTGGCCTTGGCGTTCAGCCAGTCGGCGAAGGTGGCCGCGTACTCCGGCACGACGTCGATCTGGCCGTTCTCCAGTGCGGGTTCGTAGATCTCCCGGTTGGTCACGGAGATGATCTCGGTGGAGTACCCGGCCCGGTCGAGCAGGATCGCGTACATCTGGGCGAGCAGATCGCTCTCGGTGAATCCGGCGGACCCGATCGTGAGGTGCTTGCTGTCGCCGGGCGGGGCCGTGACATCGCCCCGGTTCTCCAGCGTGGGGCCCGAGGTGCAGGCGGTGGCGGCCAGCAGGAGCGCGCAGCACAGGGCGAACCGGGTACGGAGGCGGGTCACGCGGCCTCCCGGGTGCGGCGCCGGTCCGGGGCGAGGCGCTGACCCGTCTCGAAGAGCCCTTCCACGAGGAGGGCGAATACGGCGACGAGGACCGCTCCGGCCACGACCTGGGGTGTGGAGGCCAGGTTGAAGCCGGCGGTGATGATCCGGCCCAGTCCCCCGCCGCCGGCCAGGGCGGCCAGGGTCGCCGTGGCGACGAGTTGCACGGCGGCGATCCGGACGCCGGTGAGGATGAGCGGCAGCGCGAGCGGGATCTCCACCCCCAGCAGCATCTGGCGGCCCGTCATGCCCATGCCCCGGGCGGCCCGGACGACGTCCCGGTCGACCTCGCGCATCCCCACGTAGGCGTTGGTGAGCAGGGGCGGCATGGCGAAGAGCACCAGGGCGATGATGGTCGACCACTGACCGTACGTACCGATCGGCGTGAGGAGCAGCAGGACCAGCACCGCGAACGTGGGGACGGCCCGGCCGATGTTGGAGATGTTGACCGCGAGGGCGCCGCCCCTGCCGAGGTGGCCCAGGACCAGGGCGACCGGCAGCGCGATGAGGCAGCTGATCAGCAGGCAGACGACGGTGAGGAAGAGGTGTTCGCCGAGCCGGTGCCAGATGCCGTCGGGGCCGGACCAGTGGGTTGCGGTGGTGAGCCAGGACCAGGTGTCCCGGAGGGTGGTCACGACGGTGTCCTCGTCCAGGGCGTCAGCCACCGCTGCACGAGCAGGAGCAGCAGGTCGGCGGCGACGGCGATGACGACACAGAGGACGGACGCGGTGA includes:
- a CDS encoding ABC transporter substrate-binding protein, which codes for MTRLRTRFALCCALLLAATACTSGPTLENRGDVTAPPGDSKHLTIGSAGFTESDLLAQMYAILLDRAGYSTEIISVTNREIYEPALENGQIDVVPEYAATFADWLNAKANGADAAPVGSPDLGTTMKALRSLAARRGLVVLDPGRAVDQNAFAVAAPYAARHRLRTLSDLGRSRLPVRLAAGDECVQRPYCAPGLRKTYGIRITAVDPKGVGTTQAKQAVQSGQDQMVLTTTTDATLDDFGLVLLADDKHLQNADHLVPVVNRSRAGSAGVRDALDPLNTVLTTAALASMNEEVDSWRRLPEDVARHYLESEKLIPAG
- a CDS encoding ABC transporter permease, which produces MTTLRDTWSWLTTATHWSGPDGIWHRLGEHLFLTVVCLLISCLIALPVALVLGHLGRGGALAVNISNIGRAVPTFAVLVLLLLTPIGTYGQWSTIIALVLFAMPPLLTNAYVGMREVDRDVVRAARGMGMTGRQMLLGVEIPLALPLILTGVRIAAVQLVATATLAALAGGGGLGRIITAGFNLASTPQVVAGAVLVAVFALLVEGLFETGQRLAPDRRRTREAA